The following DNA comes from Anopheles arabiensis isolate DONGOLA chromosome 3, AaraD3, whole genome shotgun sequence.
CAGCCCATCGTCGTCCGCTTCAAAGTCGTGCAGCGGCGGCtgcatccgctgctgctgcccattgcTACCGTTCCCGGGCCCATTGAAGCCGGCCGGCGAACGAAGCTGCGTCATTTCGCAATCCATCAGCGGGTAGCGATAGTTCGTCTCGATGTAGCAGCCGTTCGGCTCCGGCGCCATGTCGAACTTGGTCGGACAGTTGTGGCACACGGTGAGCGGGTTGATGACGGAGATGCGATCGTAGCACCGCTCGTCCACGCTGTCCGTGTTGCCGGTGATGATGTCACCGTCCAGCTTGACCGCTATTTGCAGTGCCTGCAATGAAGGGGGAAACGCATTTAGACCGTGTACGGCAGCGAGAGGAGCATGGTAAGGATGCTTCAATCTTACCTGTATGGCTTGCGCTTCGTCCCGCTTCTCGTCCTCCGTGTTCATCGTCACGAACCGCAGCACGAGCAGATTGAGCGAGGcggccaccaccgccagcccGAACAGGATGAAGATCAGCGCAAACGCCACGTACTCGGGCTTCTTGTTCAGCGCGTTGTCCTTCTGCAGCGCCACCATATCGCCGAACCCGATCGTCGTGAGCGTGATGAAGCAGTAGTACACCGAGTCGAAGTAGCTCCAGCCCTCGAACTTGCTGAACGCGGCCGCCCCGCCCGCTATCGTCAGCGAGCTGAGCGTCGTCACCACCAGTATCAGGTCGACCTCGGACGCGATCGCTTTCTTGCAGTTAAAGGACGTCTTGATCGCGTGCACGATCACGCTGCTCAGCCGGTTCACCCGCTCGCCGATGCTCTGGAACATGACCAGGCCGAGCGGGATGCCGATCGCGGCGTAGCACATCGTGAAGATCTTCCCGCTGACCGTGGTCGGCGTCGAGTGGCCGTACCCGATCGTCGTCAGCACGGTGGTGGCGTAGTAGAACGCACCGGAGAACTTCCACTGCTGGCCGGCCTTGTGCGGTTCCGACTTCATAATGACCGTCTCGATGACTTTGAAGTCCTCCGAGCTGATGTTGTACCGTGTGATGAGGACATTTTCGATTGCTGGAAAGGGGTTTAGGAATTGATGAGGATTCTGACGGTGTCAGACGGCGTAGTGTACGTACCACTGAGCGCCTTCCAGCGTTTCTTCTCCGTCTCTGATTCGAGGGCATCGAACACGGCGGCACCGATTAGCAGGTAGGTGAACGTACACACGATCAGCGAGATGGTCCGTacgttttgctttttcatgCTCGTTTACTCGAATCCTGGTGAAGGTAAAAGAGGAAAGTACATTAgtatttgctttgctttgctgttgaGGCCTCCACTGCTTACCTTTTACCCTATGTCGTCTACACGAGGTACTCTGTAGAGGAATTGTGGTCTACCAGTACTGGATGGGAGGGGGAAGGTACTGGGCACCCTCTTTGACAAACTAACTATCCTTGGAATTGTTCGGATTTGTGGAAGAGAAGGTGTGGATTGTGTGCCgccgaagctgctgctgccgctactACGCGACTCCTGTTGGTCCTCTAGCTACGGGGAATCATCCTGGCAGGGAAGTAGTACTGGTGCTGTTCGGGGACGTTTGGGAACCAGCGGGGAAGCGACAGCGTTTGAGGAGCTTTTGGCACACGCACGGACGCTCCGCACTATGGGGCTTCGGTTTCAATTCCGTCACCGTTTTTGCTCGGACAGCCCCGATTTGTCACGGTACGCGATGGTGATGGGTTTCGCAGTATAGCACCATGACCAAATccgcagcagtagcagcacagCGCCACAGTGTCCCTCCTCCAGCGACTACGAAATATTCTTCtatcgattgatttttttccccgtttttttccgtttcgttGTTTGACGACCAACCACCAAAAAggggttttgacgtttctcgCGACCCGTCCGGCTACTGCGCATGACACGCAAGAAGCGTgcaggacacacacatacgcaccaGGACGCGCGCTAAGGACGAATGTCGCACGTGCTTCGGAGTCTGCATGTGTACTAAAAGGGGCGCGCgcccgctgctgctgaattTAAACTACCGCGTTCGTTACTTTTGGCGTTTCTTTATTTTCGCAAAATACACCTAGCACTTAGTTTCAACCGtacatataaataaacaaactgtCACATTTTTCCCTCGCGCTAGGAACTGGGTGGGACACAAAAGGATCGTTTAATTTTACACATATaaatctgttttcttttttttttttgtaaaaatacacataatgGTTTCCTCCCTCTCTTGTCGTTCTTGCTTTCGCCTTCTTGCTTGTCCGATTCTGGTCTAACTCACGAGGTCCTTTTTAaaatccaaaacaaaaaaaatcctttctcTTCCCTCATGGCAACAAAGTGCACACCCCCCACGCTTCTAGCACACCAGCTAAAAAGTTTAAAGCATAACTACCTCCCTTTTGGCGCACAGCCACACTCTGCCGCCCTTCCATTTCGCCTCGTCTCACCCCCTTTTCAcgattaatttaaacaaaacagctttgtttttcttctctctattGCACAGCCTTTTTGTGAAAATcgcggtttttttgttttgttcttttgtcGCTCGCTGCTATACCACACCTCACAGCGACACcacctaccccccccccccccatgcgAGCCCTCTTGGTCTAATATCATTCGGTGGCGACGAGTTGGAAAGGGAGGAGCGTTTCAAAGCGAAAGAGGGAAGGGATGATAATTTAATCGATCGCGTTCGCGCTAACCTAAAGAACCATAACACACGCACCACCGTAAATCACATCTCGGTTAAAAGTTGCCTCTTTTGCAAGCTGTCTTAAGCTGTGTACGAATTattatctcttttttttgtatgattttttgCGATTATTTTTTACACTTAAAAATTCTCCACACCAGCAGGGAGAATGGTATATTGTACAGAGAATGATTGAATGATaaaaagagagtgtgtgtgagagagagaagggagctaaaataaaaaataattctaaGGGTTAAAATTAGCTATGCACCATTATTACGCGATCGTCCGATCATGCCATCTTCAGCGCTTGCAGCTCGTCCTCAGACAATCTGTTTTGGTAAAGGCTGGCGCTGCATGCTCGATTccacaaaaatacaacacaataCTCTAGGTACGCTTCCGGTGGTTCCATATACACCACGCACTACATACCGTGGATCGATTGAGCCTCAGCTGACCGTCACCAGAGCAAAATACGATAGGTTCCTGCCTACGTGCAAAATACCTTTCCTACTAGTTCAGCGCTTGCAGCTATTATCGTTTCCAAAACACCTGGCTCCTCTACTAATCCGCGCTCTGTAGGCGtgtaagtgtatgtgtttctCTCTATGTAAACGTTTGCTAAGTCTTTTGATATGGTGAGAAGTCTCTGCGCTTTTGGTCCCGcgtatctttctctctctcgccaaTCGAGTGTACGAGCAATGGCACACACGCGGGGCTGGTCGGTTTGCTCTCTTGGCGTCACGCTTTGGCTTTTGAAGCTTACTGCCTCCACCACACCATGGCAGGCACGCACGGAAGGGAGCGCGCGGTGGGACCACTGCGCCACCCTCAAGAAAAGGTAACTTTGGTCGCTACTAAATGGTAATATCATTCCGGTAACACGTTTCCGTTGCACGATTTTGCTTTCGTGGGAGTGCCAAGCGGCCCCACATTCTGTCTCGTCCAGACGAGagccagcagtagcagtgttagtagtagtagtagttgttgtaGTAGTACTAGTAGTAGGTAAGGCACCCCCGATTCTCGTTTGCCTGCGCCATTCACGCGTCGGGCGCGCGCGCCGCTTGGGTTTTCTGTTTCATGCCATCAGAAAAAGTCTGGCTCTGTACCGACACACGATTTACATCTCGATCGAGTAGGACGAGGGCGGTTTGCTCAGCAGCAGGGTGGCCGACTCCGACATCAGGCTCGTCTGCTGGTCCGCTTCCGGCTCGAGCGAGGGATCGTTAAAGTCCGCCGACAGCTCCTCGATTTCGACCTGCGAGCATTCCCACGGGTTGATCGGATACTGGGACAGTGTGTTGGGGCCTCCGCTGGtaccattgttgttgttgttgttgttgttgttattgccgCTCatgagatgatgatggttgccGCTCATAAAGACGCTGGGATCGATAAACTCTTCGATGTCAATTATATTGTCTCCACCGTACGAGTTGGCGTAGAGGAAATCTGcgcgagaagaaaaaagagaaaaaatggcGGAGGATTAGAACAAATTAGGCaaagttaacaaaaaaaaggttcaacaCTAAATACGCATGCcacaataattaaaataatacattaaaTTACCAAAGGCCCCAACAATTCGACCAAACATtacaattacaaaaaaaaaacataaataacataCACAACATAGAAAATGGTGATAGAAGTAGAAGGTGCAGTGGTGCAGTGTGTGGTTAGTAGAAAAGAAGATAATAATTTGGGGTGCTTTagactagtgttgggtttcatgaatctttcgttgagattccttcatatgaatcttcagtgatgagtgtTTCGAATCACGAgtccaattttaaaagatttatgaatctctaaagattaacttattaaaaaaaaactcaagcTCTATGAATGTTTtgagattaatgaatctttagagactCATGAATCTTTTAAATTCATGCATCTTTCCAATGGAAATTCAGATTCATTAAATCATTCCAAAGAtttattcagattcatgaatctgaatcaggtttacccaacactacttTAGACGCCGCGGATGGGGAGTAGTAGTCCTGccaaatttaaaagaaattaaacacattacacacaaacaacacgaCGCTTCGGTATTTTGTACTATACTAAAagtaaaacagttttttttttgtaacaaacttccctacaaaaacaaacaaaactacacaATTAGCAAACGAATGATATATGCGGGATGGGAAACACTTGGTGAGGGGGAGGAGGACATACACAATGTGCCATGGTGGACGTCCAACTATAACGCTTCTTCcgcccagcagcagtaccTGGCTGTGTCGTTTCCCAGTCGGTATCGAACTCCAGCTGCTGGTTCGCCTCGAGCTCGTTGGCCGTTTGCAGGGCAGGATTGTCGCTTTCGCTCATGTCGAATATCTCCGTCACCTTAACCTGCGTACGTACGAGATCGTTCGATGAGATATATATATGGGACAGGTTAGcaaagggttcgtcgcttataAGGCAGGAAGCGTCGGGCCGAACAACACGCGCCAACAATTACCTTATTGTCTTCGTCCATATAGTAGTAAGCGTACATGGCGTCGTGGTGCGACGACACCTGCAGGATGTGATCGAACGTATCGAGGTCGCCCATCGCCGAATGATGCCCGGCGGAGCTGTAGCTGGGGGTAATTTCTTTGCCGAATGGTTTGCTGTGAAAACGGAGGGAAGAATTTTAGCGGTTAGTAGTTTATGTGTCACTCCTTTCCGGAAAGCCTCGTACTCGTACGACACTTACCCGTCCTCCATTCGCATGTCGATGATTGAACTGCGATGGCtgtgctgatgatgctgctgcagctgctgctgctgctggctctgGTTGTACTCGGTAAGCGCTATCTGGCACTGGAGGTTCGCGgtcagttgctgctgctgctgctgcaaagagAAAAAGCGCAAACTCCCCCGGTTCAAGTGGACACATGTGCAAAATAGTTTCCTTTCCAGCCTTACCTTCTGTCGCCGTCGCACCCGGAGCAGGATCGTGTTCAGGTTCTTCAGCACAAACTCACTCATCGCCCAGATCTGTTTGCCAATCGACGGTGCGGCACCCATCAGCCTAAACGAGGTGATACAAGGGGCATAATTAGCATACACATCTGCAGGCAGCTGTCTCTGCTTTCCAGGAAGAGGCCTTGAAAGCACTTTAGCAACGGCAGCACACACCCGAACGCCCACCaccaatacacaaacacacgggtACGAAGGACGAAGACACACAGgcaaaaaggcacacaaacacagcgcgCGTGGTTGCGAATTTTAAGGGGCCGAAAAAAAGGTTAACATTTCTCCGGCCTACGCTTACCGGTACGCTAGACGGTTCTCGAGCTGCGCCAGGAAGCGCATCCGATCGGGGACGGCCAACGTTGCCAGTCTGTCGAGAGGAAACGGAAGGGGAACGATCGTTCGAGAcggggaggaagaggaggagcaTACAAAATGGTTACAACATTTGGtacggtggtgctgctgttggtggtgccggtggtggtggtggtgctggcggtGCCCAACTGTTGGACGTTCTGTCGGGCAGACGACATTGCCGAGCACCTGGTAGCGGAACTGTCGCTGCTCGATTATGCCACCAACGATACTAAGTAATACGGTGCGAATAATTTAGCGGGATTGAGGAAGGAGAGGAAAGGACCAGAGACGGGATGGGCGTTTTTGCGGTTAGTTACGAATTCTACTTCAACTACTttagcggtgtgtgtgtgtgtgtgttttggaggTGGGTGGGTGAGGTGTAATACAGGGTTTGCTAGGGGttttcatagttgtgggacacttcctgcactctttcttatgggaagcGAATTTCATATGATGAAAATTGGATATGATTGGAAAATTGGAGAATTTCCTATAGGATTTTTCAAATAAGAATGCGATACAGTTCAATTTCCATTAGATTAAGTTCAATTCACGTAAGATGGAgccaataaagtgtcccacagctatgagaactcctgaaaaaccctgtaatgcggAAGAGGCTGTAAAGCGTGAGTGTTGGTGATaaaaaaacgtcaaaaatgcagttttttttctctaccgATTGATAAAGCTTTTTGACATCAATCGGTTGATTGGGACGCGAGACAAAAATGGACACACAAAAGTTAATGGGGTGGGGCGTTTTGGGGTGCAACTGGCAGTGAGGAAGTatagaagcaaaaaagagcaaaaaaaagcaaacgatccgcgcgcacacacttaCTTCGTCAGCGTGGCGCACACAATGTCGGCGGGCAGGATGGCCGGCAAGGACAGGGCCGTCAGCAGCTTGCCGCCCCGGTGCCGAAACACCCAGTTGATCAAACCCTTGTTCGCCTGCTCGATGTACGTCTGGAACACGGTCAGCACATTGTCCGGCATGCTGCCGACGAGCGCATTCTTCCGATGCTGCGTACACTCCTGACACTCGCTACACTCCGGATCGTACTCCTCCAGTATCTTCTCTTCCAGGCTGGAGGACGGCTGCTCCGCGACCACGAACGTCGACTGCACGGCCAGACAGCGCGTACAGCTGATCAGATTGTTGCGGTGCAGAAAGTTGAGCGCATCGTCGAAGCCCTGCTGACAGAACGAGGACAGTATTTCCGGCTTCGGCGGGAAGAGGATGCGCCCGAACCGGTTAATGTTTTCCTTCGACAGCTCGATGCTGGTGTTGGCCCAGTTGACGTGAAACATCTGCGAGCTGTTGTCGCGCGGGCAGATGTCACTCTCGCCACAGAACGGGCTGACCGTGACCGTGTTCTCGTCCAGCGTGGGCAGATTGTCGGAGAACGCACCGTCCATGTAGCGCACGCCATGGAAGCGGGGCGGCAGCAGGCCCGAAAACACCGGTATGAAACACGCGCATAGTAGAGCCTGGGGGGAAAGCAACGGGAAAAAGAGGTCACAATAGGAGCACAATAAGGAGCAGTTCTGGGAAGGGCGGATGAGCGCTTACCTGCAGTAGATCCTCCCGGCTGTTGAACTGCGACACGATCACGTTCTTGCCGTCGTACACGCGGGTCAGCGAGATGTGCAGCTTGCCGTTGACGCGCTCGTGCGCATCCGGCGGCAGAAACTTCTGCAGCCCCTCCAGCAGGCAGGTCTGTATGTTGAACCGCGGGCTGAACGGGCCGAGCGAGTGGGACCGGGCCTCATTGACAACGCGGAAGAAGTCTGACGTCATTTCACCTGGCAGGGGAAagatgaaggaaaaaagggtttATTATTAGTTTGGATTAGAGTTTACAGTTTAGGATGGGTTTGGATTTTTCCCCCTCTATAACTTCAGGATAGTGTGACCCCCCGGTAGCGCATGCGCAATCAAGAGCCCGCGAGCGTTGCGCAACTGAGCGGCAAGGTTAACCACTTGAACCTGACACACGATATCTCGCGGCGCGTAATAATTATAGCGCGGGCGAGAAGCAATCgtgccatacacacacacacgggagcATGTGTTAGTAGGTGTAATTGATAGTTTGCTAGTTAGTGGACTTTAGAACTAGAAACAACAAGCGCTAGGTTTAGAGCAGGATGAAGTTATCTCAACCCCGAAGCAAGTAGGACGCAACACACTTCTTCCTGTTTTCAAGTGGACAAGATAATTGATCGCGCACCTTTAATGACGTCTGATCGGTAGCATTAAAGCGCATCTAATTCCCGGTAATGGGTTTTTTGCTTGCCCAAGGCTCCTTCTACCTTCTCACAAAGACCCTTTTTTGTCTAATGCAGCACAAATGCATCGCCCAGTCAGTTTCATTTTCccgtttgcttgcttttgttttcgaaaGTTTCTGTCGACGTCATGCAACCCACCACCAAGacacacctttttttttcgtccgtCTTCTTCAGGTTTCTTTTAGGCCCttttacctctctctctctctctcagcaTCCCCGCCACCATCGGGGTGTGATGGACTGGACGGGCCTCCAAAAAAGAGGCGAAAATCAccaacccaccaccaccaactcaTCGGCCAAACGTGCTttaacgcacaaaaaaaaaccgggtcTTTGCCACCAACACGCTCCCGTCGGTTTCCCTTTCTCACCCTACAGAAAGGGCCGACGTAACCGGCCGAGCTCGAGCGAGAGGCGCTGGTGGTGGCGGATATTTCCCAACATAAGTCGGCGCGCATAGATTTCGACACCGTCGGGAGCTGCcgttcgttgttgttgttcacgGCTGGGCCGAACCGATCACGCCATACGCGTCCCGCACTCACATTCCCTTTTCGTGCTTCTTCCCTTCCCGCTTGGTGCGCATCATCTGCGGCGTGACTCAtacaaacacaaccaaaaaaaaagggcccGTACGCACTCTACACACCCTTCACTACAAGCAAtggagagcgcgcgcgcgagttGGAGAAGTTTCTAGATACCGTAACGGGAATGTGGGCACACGTGcttctctgtatgtgtgtcccAGGCGGGAAATTAATACGATTAGATTTTTGGAGGCCCGTCTCCACGACTGGCATTTTTGAATAGACCCCCCCCCACCGCTTCGTTAAGGGGTgtcagttgtttttttgcgtcgCAGTTAAACCCCAAAGCGTGGAGGGCGGCGCGCTGTTGGCGAGAGACACGACGAACAAGATAAAATCTCGAGGTCACACTCTAGACCTAGAGGGGACCCCGTGTGTGTCAACAACACGCCCGGGACGAGCCCTTCGTGCGTCGTGCGCAGAGCGGGTCAGGCGGCTGCCTTAGATTGGCCGAATTTGTGTATCCGGCTTACGCGCGCAAAGGGGAGATGGAGGAGCTGGCAGTTTTTGGAGATCCCAAGACTGGGAATATTGCGCATCAGACTggcttgtttatgtttttgtttggttttggaaagTGCGGATGTTTTTAATTGGACACTGAGCACGATCTAACTCCGGCAAGGTTCGCTCTCTGATGTTTGTAAATATCGCGCACTTGctatttttgctatttttctaATAATAAAATTGGCAAAATTTCCCGCCCATTCATCGTGGTGATAGGAGGAGGTGGCGGTCCCCAGGTGGTGCTATTTTAAATCTAATCTATCAACTACTAACGTCATCAAACGTGAGCGTTTATATGGATGTTGGCATTAGGGCGGATTAACGAGTCTTCCGACTTTCTTGCCAATTAAGTGAGCGTGATAAAAACCAAAACTCACCTCAAGGTCATTGGCGGCACTTGCCAAATCTAATCAATATTTTGCAATagattaaaaatgaaacaacgaACTAAATTCCTATTTATTAGATCGAAATATGACCTGCAAACcttgaaatcaaaacaattgaaGAAATACTTTTCTAGGCAAGATAAGAAAGACATCACACTTAATAGACAAAAAAAGTGGTGGTCCTTCACCAGAAAACCCCAAACAACGCgcacttttgctccaacgcgTTTGCTGCGTTTTCAATGCGAATGTTGACGTCAATGCGGTGTGCGCGGGTAGTTCTTATCAGCAatccaccaccaaccaaccaagtCCCTCGGCATAGTGAGCTTGCGGCGCGCTCTTGCCAGGAAGGAAAGTGTTACGAAACGGCGGACAGCATAACAAACTCTTcattaaaaacgaaaaaggaaCATAACTCAccaaccaccagcagcatAACGTGTTCTTGGGATCATCCGAGTTTCGATCGCGTCATAACAACACACAGCGACCCTGGGGGTCGCGCTGCTGTCGGGATCAGTAGGGTCATTCGACGACACACTACCGAGGAGCTCGCCCGACCGAGATAATCGCTAAACGATGTCGGCAGAAGTCAATTAGGTCACTTTTTGGACCACCGTAGGGAACAACTTCATCAATGGAGAAGAGGCTGCAGATTACTGTTTGATAAGGATCAGCCAGGAGGGCTTTATTTTGCTACCAAAACTACCATTGTGTCTATATTGGGAACAGCAAAGCATTCGCCAATATGATCATCCCCTTTGATTAGTGCGACTGCTTTCCCGCGTGACACACTACACTATCTCGACTTTGTGCTGCTGAGACTAGTGTGCTAACTAAGTGCTGGCCTGCTGGTGGGTTCTTTGTGATGCCGACACGTTTTTCCAGGTCAACCAATAGCCTGGCTCCTGATAAAGGGCACACCACACTAATAGTCGGAACTGTTCGCTGTTGTCTCGACCAAAATCCCAAGGCACTACCACTACATCAGAGGCGATGACTCGTGGGTAGGAGGTTTGTGCAAGCAAGGGGTGGTACGGGATGTATTGTTAGCAACATTGAATTGATCAATCGACAGAGTCCCCCCGCACTTTCTTATCGCCCCGGCTGTTCGCTGGTGTAAGGCCGATGAGGCGATGCACTAAGAGAGGcgaagcaacaacagctgCCTCTAATAAACGTTGTATTTtgctggtgtggtgtgtgcgtgtcggtTGGCTTTCCATTGTAGCAACGCAACAACAAATCATGCCATCAATTTGCGTCACACACGGCCGATCCAGGCGCTTTTATAGGGTTGGTGGTGGAAGTTGCACGCCGATTACGCTTGGTGATGGTCTCCTCTCTCCACCGGTTTGCCTTTGTCTTGGGGGGAAGAAGCGTGTCGAGACAAGCAGGAAGTTTGCATTCGGCCACAGAGGCAGCGTGCTAGCGCTTGGTGATAGAAGTGCAACGTGCAGCAGCACGAGCGTACTGGCACATGTCGTCCGTTGCAAAAATTGGTCGTAATTGGACTGGCAGATGACACACTGACACTGACTCATCTGTCTCGTGGGCTATGGGCAAAGTCCACCGTGGTTCCTGTCACGTGGCCGACCACTGGAATCACTGTACAGTGTACACTAATAAGCTAAAATTCCTACGCTTaattcttgttgttgtttacacAATTGCAGAGGTATTGGATCTCTTGAGCACTCTTTCACCTCTAGTCTACGCTTAATTCCTACGCTATCTCCTAGGCTTTACCTGTACTGTCAGGTATGGTTCGTCCACTAGCGGAATATGTTACTAGATCATAACAGAAACTGTATCGGTTCCAGACCCGGACCAGGTTCATGTTTCGTTTCGAATCCGGAACAGGTCCAGATACAGTTCCGGGAAAGGAATTAAACCTGCAGCTATTTCAGAAGCGGTATGGGTTCATAATAGGTTCCAAGATCAGTATGGGTTCGAGATCAGTTCCtggaccagtatgggttcaacatcagttccaggactggtATAGGTTCATGAACGGTTCCAGGACCGCTAGGCGGTCATGATCGGTTTCAGGACCGATATGGACTCAGTGTCGATTTTAGGACTGGTACGGAtgcagtatcagttccaggacctgTATGGGTTCGTGATCAGTGCCTGGACCGGTATAGGTTCAACATCAGTTTCAAGACTGGTATAGATTCATGAACGGTTCCAGAACCGggatgggttcagtatcagtttcaGACCCGAACCaggttcatttttaatttcgtaTCCGGAACAGGTCCAGATACACTTTCCGGAAAGGAATCAAACTGGAAGCTATTTCAGGAGCGGTAGAAGCTCAATATCAGTTCcgggaccggtatgggttcagcaTGAATTCCAGGACCGGAATAGATGCACTATCAGTTCCAGCaccagtatgggttcagtatcaacGCGAACCGTCTTTATAAATAGCACTCACGCAATGTCACCATGCGTATGACCTCAACCGCAATGCTGCCCTTCGTCGTTGTTAATCTCCCTCTCActctatctctccctctctatgGCTTCCACCGCCACACCAATGCGAAAGAAAGGCGCAAAGCGCGTGATACCAAAACAACTTGTTTACAACAATCTCACCCGcatcagagagagagagagagagagcgaatagTGCACGTGGTGTTGACCTTGTGCGAAAAATGTGCGTCGCGTTAGCGCAATTTTCGCCAAATTGAGCATGCTTGCGACCATGTGCCAGGCGGATGATGGTGGAGGCACCGACATCTGCACGTGAGTGAGCTAAAGTGGTTCCATCGAAGTAAGTGAAAGGGCcaccacactcacacgcaaGCTTGTTACTGTATTGGGCAAACGCGTCCGTCCGATGCCATCATCTCTCGCCCCCGCCATGCTGCATCATCAGATATAGCTAGGCTAGACAAAAAGGCGAAGTAAGCACAAGTGTGTGATACCACCGTCGCAAGGGAAAGTGTTTcgtttcaacaacaaaacagcctTTATGACTGGTATGGCTCAATGCAACTGCATTTGTTCGCCGATCGTACACGATGATCTCGACCCTCGCGTGGGCATGAGGCAACACACACGATCGCGTACAGCGCGACAATTGAATCATTTAGACATATTTTCGGCCGTGCACAACGCCTTCCCTTGCGTAAACGCTTCTAGAACTGACCTAGCAGCGAGCAGGTTGCGTTTAATTAATTCCACATTGCTGGCTGGCAACTGACTGGTCGTCGCTACAGAGACCTAATTTCTGTGTTGTGCTTTGTCTCTTGCCCGATTAAAACTGTGtcaccacacacaccgcgGTAAGCACACGCAAAGTAGCATAACAAACTGAGACGCCTCGCAGCACGAACTGCTGGCCGAACGGCAACAAACAGAGCAACAATACACCACACATTGGCCAACCAAATGCGGTTCCCCCCACGGCCGTTCTTTTGCTTTGGACATGGCCGATTACGCGAACGAGATGATAATGTGCGGAAGCAAATGCACGCCGCCGCGCGGTTCAATAACCCAAATAAACGCGCCGCAACAATATTGCCTACGGATTTGCTGGTAAAAACTCTCggcgggagggaaaaaagatgCTCCCAAAGGTCGAAAGCATTCCACCCAAAACCCCATTtaaaatggggggggggggggggttgggagGCAAAAGATCCATCTATTGCGTCCCTGCTCTCCATCGAATCACGTACGTACAACCCCCGGTTCATTGCTGATAACCCCCCCAGCAGCGTTATATTAATTGCGCGGAGAGGTTCTCTCTTGTGAAGGAATGGCAAACTAGGCAACTCCGTactccagcacacacacacacacacacacacagtgcgctGTGTCCATTGAACGACCAACAGCG
Coding sequences within:
- the LOC120904877 gene encoding two pore potassium channel protein sup-9 yields the protein MKKQNVRTISLIVCTFTYLLIGAAVFDALESETEKKRWKALSAIENVLITRYNISSEDFKVIETVIMKSEPHKAGQQWKFSGAFYYATTVLTTIGYGHSTPTTVSGKIFTMCYAAIGIPLGLVMFQSIGERVNRLSSVIVHAIKTSFNCKKAIASEVDLILVVTTLSSLTIAGGAAAFSKFEGWSYFDSVYYCFITLTTIGFGDMVALQKDNALNKKPEYVAFALIFILFGLAVVAASLNLLVLRFVTMNTEDEKRDEAQAIQALQIAVKLDGDIITGNTDSVDERCYDRISVINPLTVCHNCPTKFDMAPEPNGCYIETNYRYPLMDCEMTQLRSPAGFNGPGNGSNGQQQRMQPPLHDFEADDDGLIRPLRYDFHPNRGRASV